From a region of the Dictyostelium discoideum AX4 chromosome 2 chromosome, whole genome shotgun sequence genome:
- a CDS encoding phosphatidylinositol-4-phosphate 5-kinase family protein (Similar to PIP5K) → MVSTTVETPTNKQTNVTIAKPNSNNNNNKITSTNTPLASSPNSPHSVSSNGKSDDIFTDEDDDDYSSDDDSSDEDTENPIDKEKSKQLRRNDSVSKYRAKKLLEAMNGNGNGNSSEDSNDEKRSSPIPLIDSPHPLRSNSITRNNISLIDSQVIFQPNTNTTTTTSTTTTAATTPSNSNTRATTTTTTTLPAISKLNIDQTCNNNNNNNNNNNNNNNNNNNNNNNNNNINNNNINNINNNSNKLPVPAIVIPPSSIQENKKKRQSLDSDDEDFGYDDNLQFKLINFQRSPRGTLTGNDGLRPINNPIPKRPVLQVDPSQELINIALIALRTSLRIGFDRIDSLTQPQFEHFKKYKISISEKKSTIKDFSPNVFQVLRNRLGIDQTEFLKSWSSFVSHDVGKKKENKSSNSTNTTTTSSSSSSSTSTAQSPNFNSSNSSNNNNNNNNNNNNTPIITTTAPPTTTAATTTTTVTSNSTTTATTTVNSTTQTGQSLNSESFTIFSADRKFIMKTISKSDSVKLRKLLPHYYNYLVYNPNAFLEKYLGLYRVGNSSTHAYVVLLSNPFEHHFSIPDSFIYSGLGRSGSESPSTSSSPTLGGRKFNKSSSSSSSSSSSGTQQSSSSSSSSSQKSISLNLDVVARVPMFKQIEKDITFLSGQEFMEYNLVIGVTKIRKDHLENNINNANNMNNANNNNNNNNNNNSNNINNNNNNNNFNNGIISSSSEDTLSNFSITSAPPTPRGVNSFLGALNGNGGDSPLLGNSGGIPPPPSSLGGGGGSTSGSPRYSSEPIKSIPRLLYFLEDVENVTKSNNLKISKSLKKAFSTLPRSWSLEDVVINLEDNTPIVLTSSTPPIITNSGNNINSNNNNNNINNNNNNSTNNANHINHGLLRASMNGNNNNNNNNNNGSNMSVSAPTSPTIQSSVPTINTTAATTTSSTPSPLSPNYNRLNINSKNNSSGSLKTCSPSGGGYVPNTPLAQRYQGGYLSNCFTVSESNSNGNNNNNNSGNGVPPIPLNPLSPNFSSGNSNNNDYYEIYYMVISDFYLPPKLVADKKKITTIKFNNNPNIYLKKFLSNIKEVFNH, encoded by the exons atggtATCAACAACAGTTGAAACAccaacaaataaacaaacaaatgTCACAATAGCAAAAcctaatagtaataataataataacaagaTAACATCAACAAACACACCATTGgcatcatcaccaaatagTCCACATAGTGTTAGTAGTAATGGTAAATCAGATGATATATTCactgatgaagatgatgatgattattcaTCAGATGACGATTCAAGTGATGAAGATACTGAAAATCCaattgataaagaaaaatcaaaacagTTAAGAAGAAATGATAGTGTTTCAAAATATAGagcaaagaaattattagagGCAATGAATGgcaatggtaatggtaatagtagTGAAGATAGTAATGATGAGAAAAGATCATCACCAATACCTTTAATCGATTCACCACATCCATTAAGATCAAATAGTATTACAAGAAATAATATATCATTAATAGATTCTCAAGTTATATTTCAACCAAATacaaacacaacaacaactacctcaacaacaaccactgCTGCTACAACACCTTCAAATAGTAATACCAGagctactactactactactactactttaCCAGcaatatcaaaattaaatattgaccaaacatgtaataataataataataataataataataataataataataataataataataataataataataataataataataacattaataataataatattaataatattaataataattcaaataaattaccaGTACCAGCAATTGTTATACCACCAAGTAGTATACAAGagaataaaaagaaaagacaATCATTAGAttcagatgatgaagattttgggtatgatgataatttacaatttaaattaattaattttcaaagaaGTCCACGTGGAACATTGACAGGTAATGATGGTCTTAGACCAATTAATAATCCAATTCCAAAGAGACCTGTACTTCAAGTTGACCCATctcaagaattaattaatatagcATTAATTGCATTAAGAACTAGTTTAAGAATTGGTTTTGATAgaattgattctttaactCAACCACAATTTGagcattttaaaaaatataaaatttcaat TTCAGAAAagaaatcaacaattaaagatttttcaCCAAATGTTTTTCAAGTTTTAAGAAATCGATTAGGAATTGATCAAACTGAATTCTTAAAATCTTGGTCTTCTTTTGTATCACATGATGTtggaaaaaagaaagaaaataaatcttCAAATAGTACGAACacgacaacaacatcatcatcatcatcatcatcaactagTACTGCACAAtcaccaaattttaatagtagtaatagtagcaataataataataataataataataataataataatacaccaatcattacaacaacagcaccaccaacaacaacagcagcaacaacaacaacaacggtaacatcaaattcaacaacaacagcaacaacaacagtaaattcaacaacacaAACAGGTCAATCATTAAATAGCGaatcatttacaattttttcaGCAGATAGAAAGTTTATAATGAAAACGATATCAAAATCAGATTCAGttaaattaagaaaattattaccacattactataattatttagTTTATAATCCAAATGCATTTTTAGAGAAATATTTAGGACTTTATAGAGTTGGTAATAGTTCAACTCATGCCtatgttgtattattatcaaatccATTCGAACATCATTTTTCAATACCtgattcttttatttat AGCGGTTTAGGAAGAAGTGGTTCAGAATCACcatcaacttcatcatcaccaactttAGGTGGtagaaaatttaataaatcatcatcatcatcatcatcatcatcctcttcaGGAACACAacaatcatcttcatcatcttcttcttcatcacaAAAATCTATTAGTTTAAATTTAGATGTAGTAGCAAGAGTTCCAATGtttaaacaaattgaaaaagatattact tttttatcAGGTCAAGAATTTATGGAATATAATTTAGTTATAGGTGTTacaaaaattagaaaagatcatttagaaaataatataaataatgcgaataatatgaataatgcgaataataataataataataataataataataatagtaataatattaataataataataataataataattttaataatggtataaTTAGTAGTAGTTCAGAAGATACTTTAagtaatttttcaataacaAGTGCGCCACCAACACCAAGAGGtgtaaatagttttttaggAGCTTTAAATGGAAATGGTGGAGATTCACCATTGCTtggtaatagtggtggtatACCTCCCCCACCATCTTCATtgggtggtggtggtggttcaaCATCAGGATCACCACGTTATTCAAGTGAgccaattaaatcaattccaCGTTTACTTTACTTTTTAGAGGATGTTGAAAATGTAactaaatcaaataatttaaagatttcaaaatctttaaagAAAGCATTCTCAACATTACCAAGATCTTGGTCTTTAGAAGATGTAGTTATAAATTTAGAAGATAATACACCAATAGTTTTAACAAGTTCAACTCCACCAATTATAACAAATAGTGggaataatattaatagtaataataataataataatattaataataataataataattcaactaATAATGCAAATCATATTAATCATGGTTTATTAAGAGCATCAAtgaatggtaataataataataacaataataataataatggtagtaaTATGTCAGTAAGTGCAccaacatcaccaacaatTCAATCATCAGTACCAACAATAAATACAActgcagcaacaacaacatcatcaacaccatcaccattgtcaccaaattataatagattaaatataaattcaaagaataatagtagtggtagtttaAAGACATGCTCAccaagtggtggtggttaCGTTCCAAATACTCCATTAGCTCAAAGATATCAAGGTGGTTATCTTTCAAATTGTTTTACTGTTAGTGAATCAAATAGTAatggcaataataataataataacagcgGTAATGGAGTTCCACCAATTCCTTTAAATccattatcaccaaatttCAGTAGTGGTAAcagcaataataatgattattatgaaatttattatatggtTATATCagatttttatttaccaCCAAAATTAGTTGctgataaaaagaaaattacaactattaaatttaataataatcccaatatatatttaaaaaagtttttatcaaatattaaagaagTATTTAATCactaa